Within the Senegalia massiliensis genome, the region TCTCGTCATGGTGGAGGAGCATTTTCAGGTAAAGATGCTACAAAAGTAGATAGATCTGCATCATATGCTGCAAGATATGTAGCTAAAAATGTAGTAGCAGCAAACCTTGCTAAAAAATGTGAAGTACAACTTGCATATGCAATAGGTGTAGCAGAACCTGTATCTATAATGGTAGATACCTTTGGAACAGGTAAGATAGAAGAAGAAAAAATAGAAAAATTGATTAGAAAACATTTTGATCTTAGACCTGCAGCTATTATAAAAAATTTAGATTTAAGAAGACCAATATATCGTCAAACGGCAGCATATGGACATTTTGGAAGAACTGATATTGATTTACCTTGGGAAAAAACAGACAAAAAAGATATATTAAAAAAAGAAGGATTAAATAAGTAACAAAGATTAATCTTAACACATATAATATATAAATCAATCCATTATAGGGGTGAGAAAATGATTTATATATTATATGTCTTTGTTTATGTGTTTTTTATATATGGTGTAATAGAATTCATAAGAAATATATATATAGGATTTAATATTCCCAAAAATACTCACCCTATAAAAATAATAGTAAATAATGAGAAAAGTTTAGAATATACAATACTGAGTATAAAGGATAGATTTAGTCCTATTACAATATGTATAGAAGAAGAAAATACTAAAATAATGGATATGATAGATATTTTAAAAGATGATTATGAAATAAAAATAGAATATTTAAAATGAAGTATTTTTGCAAACTCCCTCAATTTAATATAGAAATCCCCTTGAAAGCCTGCTTAAGAACATTAGTTCGGTGGTGGGCTTTTTTTATTGTATGTGACTTTAGTAAAGTCACTATTAAGTAATTTTAAATTTAAAATGTATTATATATTTAACCGGTAATCAAGATGAGTACTCATCAATATGAGGGATGAATATGTATAGTGAAATAGATAATTTAGTAAGAAAAGCAAAATTAGGAGAAAAAGAAGCAAAAATGAAGTTGTTAGAAAGTTATAAACCTCTTATTTTAACTCAAATAAAAAAATATTACTTTGAAAAAGAAGAGATGGATGATTTAATTAATGAAGGATATGAAGTGATTTTAATAGGGATAAATAAGTTTGATTTTTCAAAAGGAGTTTATTTTTCTGGCTATATAAATACTATTTTAAGATATCATTATCTAGATAAACTTAAGTTTAAAAAATATGTAGTGTCTTTAGATAAAAAGATTTCATCTAAAGATAGTAGTATTAGTTTGATTGATACATTAGAATCAGAAATAGATATAGAAAAAGAATATTTATATAAGGAATTAAATAATGAGTTAGTTAAAAATATAGAAAAATTAACTATACGTCAAAAACAAATAATAGTTATGTTTTATTTACAAAAAATTAATATAAAGGATATATCAAATAGATTAGGAATTTCCTATAGAACAGTTGTAAACACAAAAAAGAATGCATTAGAAAAATTAAAAAAATTATATAGTAAAAAATAATTATCACTTCTATATTTGTAGTGTAGGTAAGAGAGGAGGTGATAATCATGGCAGTAAATACAATGTTAAAATCAAGTAAAGTGAAATTAGAGCTTCAAAATGGTTTAGATGAAAATGGCAAAGAAATTATAAAATCTAAAACACTTTCATCAGTTAAAACCGATGCAACTGATGAAGGAATTTATGAAAGTATGGTTTCAATAACAGGACTACAACAGTTACCACTTATGGCGGTAAAGAGAATTGATGAAAAAGAAATTGAAATGGTTTAATTTATTAAAGAAGGATATAAAGATTGGAGGTGAATATGTTGAGCAAAAAACTAGAATTGATATTTAAAAATATAATGGATAGAAAAACTAGAATATCTTTAGATGAGCCAAGAGAAGATTTAACAGAGTTAGAAATAACTTCAGCTATGAATAATATTATAACTCAAAATATATTTGAAACAACTGGAGGAAATTTAGTATCTATAGCTGGAGCTAGAATAATTACAACACAAATACAAGATTTTTCAATTTAATCTAAAGGGTGGACTAAAGTCTACCCTTTTCACAATTAATTTAATTGGAAGAGAGGTAGTTAAAATGGAGATAATATTTAGTCAAATTGCAAATTTAGGTTTTCCTATAGTTGTGTCTGTATTTCTTTTAGTTAGAATAGAAAGCAAACTTACAGATATTACTTCTAGTATAAATGAACTTACAAAGGCTATAATATCAAAAACAAAAGAGGAAGTCTTATGACTTTCCTCTTTTGTTTGACTATTTCGTTCTCCTATAATAAGTCCGCATGCTGCAATTAAAAGTAAAACTAAAAAGAATAATAACACTAATATATTATTTTTAATTCGTGCCACTCCTTTCTATAGATATGATTATTTTTTCCTAAAAGCAAAACAAATATACAAATTTTTAGAAAACTATTTACAGGAACACATGTTCGATGTTATAATATTTTTAATATAATAGCAAGGGGAGATATAAATGATAGAGATTGATAAAATATTAATGAATAAAATTATAGCAATACTTCCAATTTATTTAGACACGAAAGGAAATTCTACTAAAATAATTTTTGAAAATAAAGAGGACATGTTTATTTATTATAGGACTATTAGAGTTTTAAAATCCATAGCTGGATATTTTACATTAGATTTAAGAAAAGTAAGAAATGAATATGGAAAGATTATAGAATCAAAAAATATGGTGCCAATACCCCTTACAAAAAGGGATATATTGATACCTATGAAAACGAGAAAACCTATATCTAAAAATGATGGCTCAATAGGTTATTTTAATTTAAAATATATAGAAGATATTTTGAAAAAAGATGAAGAGATTTACATAAAACTTATTACAGGAAAAGAAATAAAAGTGCTAAATAGTGAAAGAACAATAATAAAACATATAAATGATGGGAAACTAGTAAAACAATCATATAAAGAAAAGTTTGATTCCCATGTAAAAGAAGAAGATTTAAGTTATAACACTCCTGCAACTAAGAAAGATATTGCACTTTTAATTAGAGAACTTGTTGATATTAAAAAAAGACTATGACTTTTTAGTATGTTATAATGTATAGATAAGAATGTTCGGAGGGTTTTAAATTGATATCTATAAAAGGTTCAGTAGAAGAAATAATATTTAAAAATGATTCAAATGGATATATCGTTGCAATACTTGAAACTGAAGATGATATAATTACGATAGTTGGGTATATTCCTATATTAAATATAGGGGAAACTATAAAAGTAGAAGGTAATTGGGAACATCATAAAACTTTTGGTCAGCAATTAAAAGTAGAGAATTATGAACCTGTAGTACCTGCTACTCTTAATGGAATAATTAATTATTTAGCTTCAGGATTAATATCAGGTATTGGCCCTAAAACTGCAGAAAAAATAGTTGAGAAATTTGGAGAAAATAGTTTAGATGTAATTCAATATAATCCACAAAAGTTAAAAGAAGTAGAAGGTATAGGAAGTAAAAAAGTTAAAAAAATAGCAGAATCTTTTAGTGAACAAAGAGAACTTCGTGATGTTATGCTATTTTTACAACAATATGGTATTAGTTCAAAATTTGGAGTAAGAATATATAAAAAATATGGAAATAAGACAATACAAAAGGTAAAGGAAAATCCATACAGATTATCAGAAGAAGTATTTGGAATAGGATTTAAAATGGCAGATAAAATAGCTATGGAAATGGGTATAGCTTTTGACTCTGTCTATAGAATAAGAGCAGGGATAAAATTTGCAATTATGAAGTTTACTACTGAAGGACATACATATATGCCAAAGGGAATTCTTGTTAACAAGTCAAAAGAAGTACTTTCCATAGATGAAGAAATAATAGATAATGGAATAACTCAAATGACTATTGATAACCATATAAAGCTTGAAAATATAAATGGTGAGATAGTAGTATATTCTATACCTTTTTATACAGCAGAAGCAAATGTAAGTAAAAAATTAATAGAGCTTTCAAATGTAAAATTACATGATATAAATATAGATATAGATGATCAAATAAATGAAATAGAAAATGAAGAAGAGATAAAACTAGCTGGCAGACAAAAAGAAGCTATAGAAGAATCCATAAATAATGGAGTTTTAGTAGTTACAGGTGGTCCTGGAACAGGAAAAACCACTACAATAAATAGTATAATAAAAATATTTGAGAAAAAAGATTTAAAAGTAACCCTTGGGGCTCCTACTGGAAGAGCAGCTAAAAGAATGAGTGAAGCTACAGGAAAAGAAGCTAAAACTATTCACAGATTACTTGAATATTCATTTGTAGATGAAGAAATAGGAATGGCATTTGGAGTAGATGATGGTACTCCTATGGAAAGTGATGTAGTTATAATAGATGAAGTATCAATGGTTGATATACTTTTAATGAATCATTTATTAAAAGCAATTATGCCAGGAACTAGACTTATCCTTGTAGGTGATGTAGATCAATTACCATCAGTTGGAGCTGGAAATGTACTTAGAGATATAATAGATTCAAAACTTATTAAAGTAGTAGAATTAGATGAAATATTTAGACAAGCAAAAGAAAGTATGATAGTAGTAAATGCCCATAGAATAAACAAGGGAGAATA harbors:
- a CDS encoding sigma-70 family RNA polymerase sigma factor, which encodes MYSEIDNLVRKAKLGEKEAKMKLLESYKPLILTQIKKYYFEKEEMDDLINEGYEVILIGINKFDFSKGVYFSGYINTILRYHYLDKLKFKKYVVSLDKKISSKDSSISLIDTLESEIDIEKEYLYKELNNELVKNIEKLTIRQKQIIVMFYLQKINIKDISNRLGISYRTVVNTKKNALEKLKKLYSKK
- a CDS encoding DUF1659 domain-containing protein, with amino-acid sequence MAVNTMLKSSKVKLELQNGLDENGKEIIKSKTLSSVKTDATDEGIYESMVSITGLQQLPLMAVKRIDEKEIEMV
- a CDS encoding DUF2922 domain-containing protein; the encoded protein is MSKKLELIFKNIMDRKTRISLDEPREDLTELEITSAMNNIITQNIFETTGGNLVSIAGARIITTQIQDFSI
- a CDS encoding YvrJ family protein, giving the protein MEIIFSQIANLGFPIVVSVFLLVRIESKLTDITSSINELTKAIISKTKEEVL
- a CDS encoding competence protein ComK, which gives rise to MIEIDKILMNKIIAILPIYLDTKGNSTKIIFENKEDMFIYYRTIRVLKSIAGYFTLDLRKVRNEYGKIIESKNMVPIPLTKRDILIPMKTRKPISKNDGSIGYFNLKYIEDILKKDEEIYIKLITGKEIKVLNSERTIIKHINDGKLVKQSYKEKFDSHVKEEDLSYNTPATKKDIALLIRELVDIKKRL
- a CDS encoding ATP-dependent RecD-like DNA helicase translates to MISIKGSVEEIIFKNDSNGYIVAILETEDDIITIVGYIPILNIGETIKVEGNWEHHKTFGQQLKVENYEPVVPATLNGIINYLASGLISGIGPKTAEKIVEKFGENSLDVIQYNPQKLKEVEGIGSKKVKKIAESFSEQRELRDVMLFLQQYGISSKFGVRIYKKYGNKTIQKVKENPYRLSEEVFGIGFKMADKIAMEMGIAFDSVYRIRAGIKFAIMKFTTEGHTYMPKGILVNKSKEVLSIDEEIIDNGITQMTIDNHIKLENINGEIVVYSIPFYTAEANVSKKLIELSNVKLHDINIDIDDQINEIENEEEIKLAGRQKEAIEESINNGVLVVTGGPGTGKTTTINSIIKIFEKKDLKVTLGAPTGRAAKRMSEATGKEAKTIHRLLEYSFVDEEIGMAFGVDDGTPMESDVVIIDEVSMVDILLMNHLLKAIMPGTRLILVGDVDQLPSVGAGNVLRDIIDSKLIKVVELDEIFRQAKESMIVVNAHRINKGEYPYLNKKDKDFFFMKRNNPSQIVDTILELAYRRLRKFNGYDPIKDIQVLSPMKKGDAGVNALNNSLQAILNPKSKIKAERKIADTIFRVGDKVMQIKNNYNSEWEIIENGKSIEKGKGVFNGDLGIITKIDHEESELIVEFDDKRIVVYPFSGLDELRLAYATTIHKSQGSEFPVVIIPILWGPPMLLTRNLLYTGITRAKELVVLVGMERYLAMMIKNNKITTRYSGLSKRLNDMFNVYVRG